The following coding sequences lie in one Hippoglossus hippoglossus isolate fHipHip1 chromosome 14, fHipHip1.pri, whole genome shotgun sequence genomic window:
- the rps14 gene encoding 40S ribosomal protein S14, producing MAPRKGKEKKEEQVISLGPQVAEGENVFGVCHIFASFNDTFVHVTDLSGKETICRVTGGMKVKADRDESSPYAAMLAAQDVAQRCKELGITALHIKLRATGGNRTKTPGPGAQSALRALARSGMKIGRIEDVTPIPSDSTRRKGGRRGRRL from the exons ATGGCTCCTCGTaaagggaaggagaagaaggaggagcaggtgaTCAGTCTTGGTCCTCAGGTCGCTGAAGGAGAGAACGTTTTTGGCGTCTGTCACATCTTCGCCTCCTTCAACGACACCTTCGTCCACGTCACCGATCTCTCAGGGAA ggagACGATCTGCCGTGTGACCGGTGGGATGAAGGTGAAGGCTGACAGAGATGAGTCCTCTCCGTACGCCGCCATGTTGGCGGCTCAGGACGTCGCTCAGCGCTGCAAAGAGCTCGGAATCACAGCACTGCACATCAAGCTGAGGGCGACCGGCGGAAACAG gacAAAGACTCCAGGTCCTGGAGCTCAGTCTGCTCTCAGAGCGCTGGCTCGGTCCGGCATGAAGATCGGACGCATCG AGGACGTCACTCCGATCCCGTCGGACTCGACCCGGAGGAAGGGCGGACGTCGTGGTCGCCGTCTGTAG
- the chm gene encoding rab proteins geranylgeranyltransferase component A 1 isoform X2, producing the protein MAAEDLPSEFDVVILGTGLVESVVAAACSRVGQRVLHVDRRSYYAANWASFTFNSLLTWIQQHHEESQPEPVQDWSSLLEEGEELIYLCNSDSTSVTNLQVFCFTSEEDEEEEKEEEAPDPPDTTEEEAEDAVKETETGSSGLQDKERKEEVAEGEEQAAQTVGEEPETAQSRLSVPQRQSEPMRKKISYAQLVKEGRRFNIDLVSKLMYSRGSLVDLLIKSNVSRYAEFKNVSRILTYRHDNVEQVPCSRADVFASRQLSVVEKRKLMRFLTFCVEETEEQQAYNGRPYLEFLRDQQLGDNLQHFLVHSIAMVTEDTPTEAGLASTRHFLRCLGRYGNTPFLFPVYGLGEIPQCFCRMCAVFGGIYCLRHSVHCLIVDKESNRCKAVIDIRGQRISCSHFVVEDGYVAAERKKVATPTRFISRAVLITDGSVLPTDSEQQVSMVTLPPIAAGCPSVKMVELCPSTMTCLPGTYLVHLTCQSTGSAYQDLSPLVTRMFHTPESHDQGKRPSVLWCLYFNMVDGSAVEVDCHNLPSNVHVCSGPDGELGHEHAITQAETIFQKILPQEEFCPPAPNPEDIIYDAEGDGLSRQTEE; encoded by the exons ATGGCTGCCGAGGATCTACCGTCTGAATTTGACGTCGTCATTCTGGGCACAG GGCTCGTGGAGTCGGTGGTCGCTGCTGCCTGTTCCAGGGTCGGTCAGCGAGTTCTTCATGTCGACAG GAGGAGTTACTACGCAGCCAACTGGGCCAGCTTCACCTTCAACAGCCTGCTCACCTGGATCCAACAGCACCAT GAGGAGTCTCAGCCCGAGCCGGTCCAGGATTGGTCGAGCCTGTTGGAGGAAGGGGAAGAGCTGATCTATCTGTGTAACTCTGACTCCACCTCCGTCACTAACCTGCAGGTTTTCTGTTTCACCAG tgaagaagacgaggaggaggagaaggaggaggaagctcCTGATCCTCCagacaccacagaagaagaagctgaggaCGCTGttaaagaaacagagacaggaTCTTCAG GTTTAcaggacaaagaaagaaaagaggaagtggctgaaggagaagag CAGGCTGCTCAGACTGTTGGGGAGGAGCCAGAGACAGCTCAGTCCCGCCTCTCTGTCCCTCAACGCCAATCAGAGCCAATGAGGAAGAAGATCAGCTACGCTCAGCTGGTGAAGGAAGGACGCAGGTTTAACATCGACCTCGTCTCCAAG ctgaTGTATTCTCGTGGCTCATTGGTTGATCTGCTCATCAAGTCAAACGTCAGTCGTTATGCAGAGTTCAAGAATGTCAGTAGGATACTCACCTATCGCCATGACAACGTGGAACAG gtgccCTGTAGTAGAGCTGATGTGTTTGCGAGTCGTCAGCTTTCCGTGGTAGAAAAGAGGAAGTTGATGCGTTTCCTCACTTTCTGTGTTGAGGAGACTGAGGAGCAGCAAG CTTACAACGGTCGGCCATATTTGGAGTTCTTGCGTGACCAGCAGCTTGGAGACAACCTGCAACACTTCCTCGTCCACTCTATTGCAATGGTGACAGAGGACACACCCACAGAGGCGGGGCTTGCTTCCACACGTCACTTCTTGCGCTGCCTGGGTCGCTACGGCAACACGcctttcctgtttcctgtctatGGCCTTGGAGAGATACCGCAGTGTTTCTGTAG gatgtgtgctgtgtttggagGAATCTACTGTTTGAGACACTCGGTCCATTGTCTGATCGTCGACAAGGAATCCAACAG GTGTAAGGCGGTGATTGATATCAGAGGACAGCGAATCAGCTGCAGCCACTTTGTGGTGGAGGACGGCTAtgtggcagcagagaggaagaaggtggCCACACCCACCAG GTTTATCAGCAGAGCCGTCCTGATAACTGACGGCTCCGTTCTGCCCACTGACTCTGAGCAGCAG GTTTCCATGGTTACGCTTCCTCCAATAGCAGCGGGGTGTCCGTCGGTGAAGATGGTGGAGCTCTGTCCGTCCACGATGACGTGTTTACCAGGAACCT ATCTGGTCCACCTCACTTGTCAGTCAACTGGCTCCGCCTACCAGGATCTGTCGCCACTGGTAACCAGAATGTTCCACACACCAGAGTCACATGACCAAg gcaAGCGTCCGTCTGTCCTCTGGTGTCTGTACTTCAACATGGTCGACGGGTCGGCGGTCGAGGTCGATTGTCACAACCTCCCATCAAACGTGCACGTGTGTTCTGGACCAGATGGAGAGCTGGGCCACGAACACGCCATCACACAG GCAGAGACGATTTTCCAGAAGATTCTCCCTCAAGAGGAATTCTGTCCTCCAGCTCCGAACCCTGAAGACATCATCTACGACGCAGAGGGGGACGGCCTCAGTCGTCAAACTGAGGAGTAA
- the chm gene encoding rab proteins geranylgeranyltransferase component A 1 isoform X1: MAAEDLPSEFDVVILGTGLVESVVAAACSRVGQRVLHVDRRSYYAANWASFTFNSLLTWIQQHHEESQPEPVQDWSSLLEEGEELIYLCNSDSTSVTNLQVFCFTSEEDEEEEKEEEAPDPPDTTEEEAEDAVKETETGSSGLQDKERKEEVAEGEEEEQAAQTVGEEPETAQSRLSVPQRQSEPMRKKISYAQLVKEGRRFNIDLVSKLMYSRGSLVDLLIKSNVSRYAEFKNVSRILTYRHDNVEQVPCSRADVFASRQLSVVEKRKLMRFLTFCVEETEEQQAYNGRPYLEFLRDQQLGDNLQHFLVHSIAMVTEDTPTEAGLASTRHFLRCLGRYGNTPFLFPVYGLGEIPQCFCRMCAVFGGIYCLRHSVHCLIVDKESNRCKAVIDIRGQRISCSHFVVEDGYVAAERKKVATPTRFISRAVLITDGSVLPTDSEQQVSMVTLPPIAAGCPSVKMVELCPSTMTCLPGTYLVHLTCQSTGSAYQDLSPLVTRMFHTPESHDQGKRPSVLWCLYFNMVDGSAVEVDCHNLPSNVHVCSGPDGELGHEHAITQAETIFQKILPQEEFCPPAPNPEDIIYDAEGDGLSRQTEE; this comes from the exons ATGGCTGCCGAGGATCTACCGTCTGAATTTGACGTCGTCATTCTGGGCACAG GGCTCGTGGAGTCGGTGGTCGCTGCTGCCTGTTCCAGGGTCGGTCAGCGAGTTCTTCATGTCGACAG GAGGAGTTACTACGCAGCCAACTGGGCCAGCTTCACCTTCAACAGCCTGCTCACCTGGATCCAACAGCACCAT GAGGAGTCTCAGCCCGAGCCGGTCCAGGATTGGTCGAGCCTGTTGGAGGAAGGGGAAGAGCTGATCTATCTGTGTAACTCTGACTCCACCTCCGTCACTAACCTGCAGGTTTTCTGTTTCACCAG tgaagaagacgaggaggaggagaaggaggaggaagctcCTGATCCTCCagacaccacagaagaagaagctgaggaCGCTGttaaagaaacagagacaggaTCTTCAG GTTTAcaggacaaagaaagaaaagaggaagtggctgaaggagaagaggaagaacag GCTGCTCAGACTGTTGGGGAGGAGCCAGAGACAGCTCAGTCCCGCCTCTCTGTCCCTCAACGCCAATCAGAGCCAATGAGGAAGAAGATCAGCTACGCTCAGCTGGTGAAGGAAGGACGCAGGTTTAACATCGACCTCGTCTCCAAG ctgaTGTATTCTCGTGGCTCATTGGTTGATCTGCTCATCAAGTCAAACGTCAGTCGTTATGCAGAGTTCAAGAATGTCAGTAGGATACTCACCTATCGCCATGACAACGTGGAACAG gtgccCTGTAGTAGAGCTGATGTGTTTGCGAGTCGTCAGCTTTCCGTGGTAGAAAAGAGGAAGTTGATGCGTTTCCTCACTTTCTGTGTTGAGGAGACTGAGGAGCAGCAAG CTTACAACGGTCGGCCATATTTGGAGTTCTTGCGTGACCAGCAGCTTGGAGACAACCTGCAACACTTCCTCGTCCACTCTATTGCAATGGTGACAGAGGACACACCCACAGAGGCGGGGCTTGCTTCCACACGTCACTTCTTGCGCTGCCTGGGTCGCTACGGCAACACGcctttcctgtttcctgtctatGGCCTTGGAGAGATACCGCAGTGTTTCTGTAG gatgtgtgctgtgtttggagGAATCTACTGTTTGAGACACTCGGTCCATTGTCTGATCGTCGACAAGGAATCCAACAG GTGTAAGGCGGTGATTGATATCAGAGGACAGCGAATCAGCTGCAGCCACTTTGTGGTGGAGGACGGCTAtgtggcagcagagaggaagaaggtggCCACACCCACCAG GTTTATCAGCAGAGCCGTCCTGATAACTGACGGCTCCGTTCTGCCCACTGACTCTGAGCAGCAG GTTTCCATGGTTACGCTTCCTCCAATAGCAGCGGGGTGTCCGTCGGTGAAGATGGTGGAGCTCTGTCCGTCCACGATGACGTGTTTACCAGGAACCT ATCTGGTCCACCTCACTTGTCAGTCAACTGGCTCCGCCTACCAGGATCTGTCGCCACTGGTAACCAGAATGTTCCACACACCAGAGTCACATGACCAAg gcaAGCGTCCGTCTGTCCTCTGGTGTCTGTACTTCAACATGGTCGACGGGTCGGCGGTCGAGGTCGATTGTCACAACCTCCCATCAAACGTGCACGTGTGTTCTGGACCAGATGGAGAGCTGGGCCACGAACACGCCATCACACAG GCAGAGACGATTTTCCAGAAGATTCTCCCTCAAGAGGAATTCTGTCCTCCAGCTCCGAACCCTGAAGACATCATCTACGACGCAGAGGGGGACGGCCTCAGTCGTCAAACTGAGGAGTAA